The genomic segment TATCAATTTCTTTAATTTGTTTCGGATAGTTTTTTAACTGAACTACACCTACTGCCGAGCTAAGTTGATGCATACGGTATTTATAACCACCCCAGGGAATATCAGCACCGCTCTTCAAATCTTCTAATTGTAAACCGGCATGGCGTTCATAATGACCAAACAACACTGCCCTTTCATAAATACGCTGGTCATTGGTCAGCATAATTCCTGCTTCACCTATTGCAAATGATTTCCCGCTCATTAACGAATATGCAGATACATCACCGAAAGTTCCCGTAATTTTTCTTTTGTATAATGCACCTTGTGAATGGGAACAATCTTCAATAACTTTAAGATTATGTTTCCTGGCTATTTTCATTATAGCATCCATATCTGCTGGTACTGCACAATAATGAACTACCAGTATCGCTTTTGTTCTTTCTGTAATATGTCGCTCAATATCATTAGGATCAATGCATAAAGTTTCAGGATGTATATCCGCAAAAACGACAGTCCCGCCAAGCGAAAATACCGGTAAACATGACGCCCAGTAGGTAACGGATGGACAGATTATTTCGTCACCTTTCCCGATACCTAAACCGAACATAGCACCATGCAGTGCTGCTGTACCATTGTTATGGCCTAATGCATATTTCACTCCATGCCATTTGGCAAATCCTTCTTCAAATTTCTTGGTTACGTCTATATCCGACATCCTACCGTCCCTGAGAACTTCGAGAACTTTCTTCTCTGTTTCTTTAGTGACTATCGGCCATTTAAACATATCTCCGACTTTACCCTGAACCGCTTTCTTTCCTCCCAAAATTGCAAGTTTACTCACGTAATCCTCCTTTTATGTTCTTTATACTTAACTCATAGATGCATTTAAATCTTCATGCTAATGAAGTTATACATCCTAACCCGGATTTTTCTAAAAAAAATCAAGAAAATATCAAATTTCTAATTTTTTATTTGTATTATGAAGTATCAGTTAGAAAGGTAAATTAAAATTTCGCACCAAACGAAATACGATGGGTATCTCCTAACTCACCAAACGGAACAAACGCATAGTCAAGTCCGAATCCCCATACCCGAAATCCTGCTCCTACCCCTAACCCTACTATTTCACCTAATGTTGCTGTGTCATAACCAAATCTGTATCCACTTCTTAATGCTAACACATCCTTTATCCAATATTCTGCTCCTATTGATGCGTATAACTTATTATCTATAACATATTCATCCAAATCACATGCTACTGTCAAATCTTTTACTAATTTATATGCAGCCCCTACTTTTATATCCAACGGGAGCGGGTCAACCTCATCTATAAACTTTACCCCATAACTGATATTTTGAATATTCATCGTAAGTGACAACTTATCATCTGCCGGATAATATGCTGACAAATCTAATGCTATTGTAAACGCTTTTTCATCGCTTAATTTCTGACTTATTATTTTTAATCCGCCACCTACTGCCAAATCCTGTAATATGCTATTTGCTATATCTTTTCTTGCATAGTTTAAAAACACTGCCATATCTGATGCTGAAAAATCCCCGAGCCTTGTTTCTGTTAAATCCCGTTTTTCTATATCACTTACTTGTAAGTAAGTAACTCCAACACCGATATAATGCTTTTCTGCTACCAAACCTGTATAACCTATAAACCCGGCATTTACATCTTCAAAATATTTTAAATATGTCGCTGATACTTCCTGCTTATTTATCCGCGTCAACGATGCGGGACTATAATATATGCTATTTACATCATCTGCTACTGACCCAAAAGCACCTGCCATCGCTAACGGCCGCGCTCCCATTCCTATCTTTAAAAACTGACAACCGGTCGTGCCTAATCCTTTGCCGTAAAAGCAGGAAGTAGAAAGTAGGAAGTAGGAAGTAAATAAAAGAATTAAACTTAAAATCTTTTTCATATAAACCTCCGATAAGCAGACCAAGGGTCTGCAACTACAACTCTATAACTCTAAAACTCTATAACCCTAAAACCCTAAAACTCTATAACTCTATAACCCTATTTTATTATCGCTAACTTTAACGGTTTATGTTTGTTTAATGACTTGTTACCATTTTTTGCTATTAAGAAATATACACCTGACGCACACTTATCATTACGGTCGTTCCTGCCATCCCAGTCAACATAATAGATATAACCGCCATCACGGATACCGTCATCTATTTCTCTTACCAACTCTCCTGCTAAGTTGTAAATATAAAATTTTATATTGACTGAAGCACCCAGCGACGGTGGCAGACAATACTTGATTATCGTACCTTTTGTTGTCAGATTAGTCCCTAACGCTCCCCCGTCTGTCAAAGTAACTATCTTCTCTGTTAAATTAAACGGATTAGGGAAGTTGAACATTTGAAAACCTTCTGTCCAATTGACATTTGTAGACGGCTGACTTTTAAAAACAGCAAAAACACCGCTCTGTGAAGAAGAAGCAGCGCGATTAACAACAAACCTGCCATTTTGTATGATTGAATGACCGGCCAGACGAACGGTAGAAGTTGATTTTGAAGCATCCGCTATCGATTCTACATCAAGCGAGACTGTTCCTGAAATAGGATCAATTGTCTTTACACCCGGTACTAACTCCCATAGTCTTTTATCCGGATTATATTGGTAAATTTTCAGTTTATCCAAATCTGTTTCAGTTACTTTTTCCTTGTCATAATTCAAAGATAGCGTTACGGATTTATTCATCTGTGAATTTGCCAAATCAACCTGATAAACATCGCTAGCTACTGCAGCTGCATCTACGCTTAAAAGTTGGGAAGCAATCGAATTATCGGTACCTTGCAATTTAAATGACGGAATGTTTGAAGAGAATCCGCCAATTACAAAAGCAGGTGCACCCATAGCCGGCGATGCGGAAACCGTAACAGATGAAGCCGTCAGACAGCCGGCATCAAGTTCTATCTGAGTGTTGTCGTCACCGAGTTCATCAATTGCCACACTGTCACCTTCGGCAATTCCTTCCGCTACATCTTTTTTAGTCTGACGTTTTACATTACCCCCGAACTTTATATCGTCCGTATTGTTTTTCCCGGAACCATCATCAGATATTACCCGAAGATTATAATTATGGTTTATATTAGTTTCCAGAAGATTTACATACAAAGAATATGTATTGTTAGGACCTGATAAAGGAAGCGCCTGTATAGCCTTGCTCTCGTCATAACTATCTCCGGAATTGTACCAGCAGACAGGTGCAGCAACAAGTTTTTTAGGTGAGGTGAACAGGAACAGATATTTTCTGGGATTGTCAGTCTTTTTAACAATAATTTTTAATTTTGGCGGTAGTGACTTTAGTTCAAAATCCTGAACATTATCACCAACAACCGGAGTCACTTCAACATACTCAACAATTTTTCCTGACGACATTACATAAACTTTATATATATGCCCTGAAATCAAACCTGAAATG from the Elusimicrobiota bacterium genome contains:
- a CDS encoding PorV/PorQ family protein — protein: MKKILSLILLFTSYFLLSTSCFYGKGLGTTGCQFLKIGMGARPLAMAGAFGSVADDVNSIYYSPASLTRINKQEVSATYLKYFEDVNAGFIGYTGLVAEKHYIGVGVTYLQVSDIEKRDLTETRLGDFSASDMAVFLNYARKDIANSILQDLAVGGGLKIISQKLSDEKAFTIALDLSAYYPADDKLSLTMNIQNISYGVKFIDEVDPLPLDIKVGAAYKLVKDLTVACDLDEYVIDNKLYASIGAEYWIKDVLALRSGYRFGYDTATLGEIVGLGVGAGFRVWGFGLDYAFVPFGELGDTHRISFGAKF
- a CDS encoding DegT/DnrJ/EryC1/StrS family aminotransferase, with product MSKLAILGGKKAVQGKVGDMFKWPIVTKETEKKVLEVLRDGRMSDIDVTKKFEEGFAKWHGVKYALGHNNGTAALHGAMFGLGIGKGDEIICPSVTYWASCLPVFSLGGTVVFADIHPETLCIDPNDIERHITERTKAILVVHYCAVPADMDAIMKIARKHNLKVIEDCSHSQGALYKRKITGTFGDVSAYSLMSGKSFAIGEAGIMLTNDQRIYERAVLFGHYERHAGLQLEDLKSGADIPWGGYKYRMHQLSSAVGVVQLKNYPKQIKEIDKAMKYFNELLKGVPGIKLHLAKESNSTKGGWYAPVAFYNSNELGGLSVSRFTEAVRAEGINDVWAGCNRPLHTHPLFNEIDVYNDGKPTRIANSPVDIRQPIGSLPVSEKINEQVLTIPWFKHYKPQIIKEYAMAFRKAAENYKELLPGDKGNPVGLGGWSHKKHKK